One Acidimicrobiales bacterium genomic region harbors:
- a CDS encoding Rieske (2Fe-2S) protein produces MPSPAGRLLARLGQLRPGSGVVVSDQNVVVTLASDSTVHAFSATCTHQGCTVDAVQNGVITCPCHGSRFDARTGAVLTGPAPRPLPAVAVVVRNGGVYTR; encoded by the coding sequence CTGCCGTCTCCCGCCGGGCGGCTGCTGGCCCGGCTCGGTCAGCTCCGCCCGGGGAGTGGAGTGGTGGTGTCCGACCAGAACGTGGTGGTGACCCTCGCCTCCGACTCCACCGTCCACGCCTTCTCCGCCACGTGCACCCACCAGGGCTGCACGGTCGACGCGGTGCAGAACGGCGTGATCACCTGCCCGTGCCACGGCAGCCGGTTCGACGCCCGCACGGGCGCCGTCCTGACCGGCCCCGCCCCCCGTCCCCTTCCGGCCGTGGCCGTGGTCGTCCGCAACGGCGGGGTGTACACGCGATGA
- a CDS encoding rhomboid family intramembrane serine protease encodes MVIPIHDENPLRRRPVVTWLLVLINVALFLAEPIGKVPMGNGTQTLASACQQIEFFDHYGAIPKELTSNQQLAPHVVGPIPTNVGPLPCPTERWSKVPALSVLTAMFLHAGWAHLLGNMLFFIIFGNNIEDRLGRIRFLLFYLVAGYVAAYGYALASPHSTAPLIGASGAIAGVLGAYVVLYPRARVTALVPFLLFLPFRLPAWLVLGFWFLLQYAYSAGNGVAQGADVAYFAHVVGFLFGALLIRLIVPRGRAALRTER; translated from the coding sequence GTGGTCATCCCCATCCACGACGAGAACCCGCTGCGCCGCCGGCCGGTCGTCACGTGGCTGCTGGTGCTGATCAACGTGGCGCTGTTCCTGGCCGAGCCCATCGGAAAGGTCCCGATGGGCAACGGCACCCAGACACTGGCGTCGGCGTGTCAGCAGATCGAGTTCTTCGACCACTACGGGGCCATACCGAAGGAGCTGACGAGCAACCAGCAGCTGGCGCCCCACGTCGTCGGCCCCATCCCGACGAACGTGGGGCCGCTCCCGTGCCCGACCGAGCGGTGGTCGAAGGTCCCCGCCCTGTCCGTGCTCACCGCCATGTTCCTGCACGCCGGGTGGGCGCACCTGCTCGGCAACATGCTGTTCTTCATCATCTTCGGCAACAACATCGAGGACCGGCTGGGGCGGATCCGCTTTCTCCTCTTCTATCTGGTGGCCGGCTACGTCGCCGCCTACGGGTACGCCCTGGCCTCTCCCCACTCGACGGCCCCGCTGATCGGGGCCTCGGGCGCCATAGCCGGCGTGCTCGGCGCCTACGTCGTCCTGTACCCCCGCGCCCGGGTCACCGCCCTGGTCCCGTTCCTGCTGTTCCTGCCGTTCCGGCTACCGGCTTGGCTGGTCCTGGGCTTCTGGTTCCTGCTGCAGTACGCCTACTCGGCGGGCAACGGGGTGGCCCAGGGTGCCGACGTGGCGTACTTCGCCCATGTGGTGGGCTTCCTGTTCGGGGCGCTGCTGATCCGCCTGATCGTCCCGCGCGGTCGCGCCGCCCTCAGGACAGAGCGATGA
- a CDS encoding metallophosphoesterase family protein, with product MLVAVLADTHLRAGLERLPPPVLRALDAADVILHAGDVVSRAALAELSELAPVHAVSGNNDVELAGLLPPTRSVEIGGVRIAMVHDSGARAGRAGRMRRLFPDAGVVVFGHSHIPWDEEGVDGQLLFNPGSATQRRRQPVCTFGELELGGGRVLSHRIVPL from the coding sequence GTGCTGGTGGCCGTGCTGGCCGACACCCACCTCCGGGCCGGGCTCGAGCGGCTCCCTCCCCCCGTCTTGCGGGCCCTGGACGCCGCCGACGTGATCCTGCACGCCGGAGATGTGGTCAGCCGGGCGGCGCTGGCGGAGCTCTCCGAGCTCGCGCCGGTCCACGCCGTGTCGGGCAACAACGACGTCGAGCTGGCCGGCCTGCTGCCTCCGACCCGGTCGGTCGAGATCGGCGGGGTCCGGATCGCGATGGTGCACGACAGCGGGGCCCGGGCCGGCCGGGCCGGGCGGATGCGCCGGCTGTTCCCCGACGCCGGCGTGGTCGTCTTCGGCCACAGCCACATCCCCTGGGACGAGGAGGGAGTGGACGGCCAGCTCCTGTTCAACCCCGGGTCGGCCACCCAGCGCCGCCGCCAGCCCGTGTGCACGTTCGGCGAGCTGGAGCTCGGCGGTGGCCGGGTGCTGTCCCACCGCATCGTTCCGCTCTGA